ATTTCTCAGAGACTTTGGCGCGTCGTGGTTCCTGGTTTCTGATTTTCCACCACGCACCGTCACCTTTGATGGCATAGACCACTTCATCCAGTGCCGGGAACCGACAGACCCCCATGACCAGTTTACCATTCTCTTCCAGGCCCAATAGAGTTCCAAACAAGGGGACTCCTTGCGTGTATGGTTTCGTTCCATCAATCGGATCGAGAATCCATTTGAATTCATTGGTGCCTTCAACGGCTGGTAATTCCTCTCCCATGATGCTGTCATCGGGAAACGCGAGTGTGATTTCTGCTCGTAAGATTTCTTCAGCACCCCGGTCCGCAATCGTCACAGGAGAGTCGTCACTTTTGCGATCAACCTGGAGATCAGGAGACTGGTAATGTTGCAGAATCAGTTCACTGGCCTTTTCAGAAGCCAATAAAGCCATTTCTAAACGTGCTTTTAATTCAAATTGTTCTGAATGGATAGGCATAGTTTTGTCTTCAAATTTTAATTTTAAGTCTGATAACCAATTCGAAAATTATGATTGCGTCAAGCCATGTTGAGAGCAGATTACTCGTTTTCCAGACGGTAAAGGTGCTCTCCTGCTTTTCTAACGAGAAGAATTCCTTCATCTTCCCGATTTGCAAACGATTCAATATCAATACTGTCGGGATCCCGATAGCCAAGATTTATTTTCTGACAGAGTTCCGGTGGAATTTGTGAGGCCAATGTCACTTGAACTCGAGGATGTTCAACGCCGTTTTCAAAGGTGCCGGTCCCTCTGACATGGGTAGAGTGTGCCAGAATTCCCCAAGGATAATCTTTGAACCGGTCCCACTGTTTTGTAAAGTAATCACGAACATGATAACCGACTTCTTCAATCAGTTTGCCGTGCGTGATAGAAATTTCTTTCATATGAGGTGCGTAGATAATTAACTCACCCCCATCTGCGACAACCGGTTCCAGCTTGTACATACACTTTCCGGCGACCCATAATTCATCGTACATGAGAGGGGCACAAGACAGAACCTGCTTGAACGGGCGAGGCTTGCGTTTGATATGAATCTGACCGGATAAATCAGCGGCAGATTCCCAGGCCGTTTCTGGTGTGCCATAAAACAGACCATACAGCGAACTGTCGGGAGCGACGACAAAGGTGATGCAGCGTTTCTCATTTGGAATCATCGCGGCTGATCGATTGACAACTTCACGAACAGGGGTCGATTTAACTCCGATAATTCCGACGTTGGTTATCAACGCGCCCAGCCAGTGGAAAAAATTCAACAGATCCGGACCAGAGATTCCAGGGAAGAAATATTTACTGCCACCCGAAAAACCGACCACTTCATGTGGAAAAACAGGCCCCATAATCTGCAGCAAATCGTAATCCTTGATCCGCGAATTGATCGTGACCGGGACTTCCATTTCCAGAAGCCCCGAGGAAATTTCTGAGGTCTCCTGTTTTGTGAGAGTACCAACTTCTGTGAGTCTGTCAGGGTTGTCCCACTCGTGGTTATAAAGCCCGACTTCGTTGTATTCGGCTTGTCTGGCGTTCTCGGAAATTCCAAGTAAGCGGCAAATGTCCGCTTCGGGCATCGGAGGGTGTGTACCCAGAGCAACCAGGACATCAATCCGTTTTGCGACAGGGCTGAGTAGACGATGGAATGTCGAAAAAAGAAGTGGTAACGGAGCAGTCCGAGTTGCATCCGGAACGATCAGGAGGATGCTTTTATTCCGATAGTCTTCGACAGGGAGATTTGATTCAAACCACTGAATCACTTCCTGTTCGCTGAGGGTTTGATGAAGATTTTCCATTGACAATCATGCTTTCAGATGAGCTCGCGCCTGCCGATTCTGCTTCAAAATTTGGACGAGCTAACAATGAAAACTAATTATATAAATATGTTTTGCAAAAAGTGAAACGACTTAGCCTTCTGTGAAAGTCGTATATCACACTTTTTAAGATTCGCCTAGTCTCAAGGGGATGAACTTCAGAGACTCTTTGAGATAATGGAATGTTCACATTCTTTTTTCATGGAAGTCGAAAATTCATGAGAAAACCGACCAGATTGACTGGTCAAAAGCAGCGTAGATCTAGTAACCTCGTAAGATGCGCTTTGGTGGGGAGTTGAGGGAGATCTCTCAGTTATCCCTGGCAGGCCTTTTCGACTTTTTTTGTGAAAGTCAAAAGATCAGAAATATTATGTTCCGACCGATAATATCGTTGGTCCAAGATCGATTCAGGACTGACTTATGCAGATAAATGAGAGAGTCTCAAGAATGCGAATTGCGTTTTGGGATCAGGCAGGAGGCCGTCCATGACGTTGGCAGAGTTGCTTGAAAATCAATTTCGTGCAGATATCCGTTTTCGCGGTGCCGCTTATATTGAAGCGGAACGTGTTGAACTGACTCGAATTACAGCCGATCATATCTTTGCCGTTGTCCGTGATGGTGTCGAATATCAGACACAATTATCACGGGATGACGGCAACTTAAAGACATATTGTACCTGCGATCAGTTTCAAAAATTCAATGTCTGTAAGCATCTTTGGGCTTCGATTCTGGCCGTTGATGAAGCAGGTTATCTGACTGGAGCTGTTAAACCGGGCTACATTCCTCCGTTTATCATCGAAAATGCACCGCTCTCATTTGATGACGAAGCGGATGATTTAGACTTCTCGATGCCGGCAGACTTTGAAATCGGAAGTCCGCGATCAAGAAAGACAAAATCTGGTAGCAGCCAGTCGACTGCTGTTTCTTCAAAGCCCCGCTTGCGTGAATGGGAATCGCGGTTAGTCGAACTCAAGAATGAGTTTGTAATGGCGCCGGTCCTCTCGAAGACGACGCAGCAGGAACGTGAAATCTTCTATGAGATTGATATCGAAGAGAGTCAGGAGTCAGGGCAACTTGTCGTTCAGACTTCTCAACGACAACGTCGGGCGAATGGTCAGTGGGGTAAACTAAAGCCTCTCAAACTGAAGGCAGGTCAACTGCAAGAAGTCGAACATGAAGATGATCGCCGGATTCTTGCTTACCTCTCGGGAGGGACTCCCGAACGAACAAACTGGAGGGCACAGCAGACCGAGACGCAAGTGGCAGCTTTTCGATATCGGATTCCCTTTGAGTTGTGCGAATTAATCTTGCCTCTGATGTGTGGAACGGGGCATGTTCGTTACATGGACCGTCAGCCTGATGATGTTGATTCGCTCATCTGGGATGGTGAGAATTCCTGGGAATTTTGTATGGGAGTCCAGCAGGACAGGAATGAATCCAACTGGAAGTTGAGCGGTCATTTAAAACGCGGCGATGAAGTTCTGGAAATTTCCTCGGCTCGATTGATCGTTGCGGGTGGTCTGGTCTTAACTCACGATAAGATTACACCATTGGAAGATTATGATGCGTTTCCCTGGATTAAAATGATCCAGCAGAACCAGACGATTGAAGTGGACGATGGAGAACAACAGGAACTGGTTGATCGCCTACTGGATATGCCGGTTTTGCCCAGACTGGAATTACCGGATGAATTGCATCTTGAGGAAGTTACCTGTGAGCCTCAGCCTGAATTGTTAATTCATTCCCCTCAGAAAAAACGCTGGCAACAGGACCGCCTGTACGGGGAAGTCCATTTTAACTATCTGGAGCACCTAGTTTCTGGTTCAAGTACGCAATGGGCCATCGTTGATCGAGAGGAAAAACGTTGTATCCTCCGAGATCGAGAAAAAGAATCGAAGGCCTGGACTCTGCTGCAGGACAGTGGATTTCGCCGGTTATTAGATCGTCGGATTCAAGGGCGCGACGTTGAAATCTCCGCGCGCGATCTGGGCAATGCGGTTCGAGATTTGATCAAAGAAGGCTGGGCTGTTCGGGCAGACGGAAAACAGGTTCATCAGCCAACAAATATGCTCTTCAAAGTTCAGTCAGGTATTGACTGGTTTGAACTGCATGCAGACATCGATTTTGAAGGCCAGACAGTTCAATTTCCAGAACTTCTTTCCGCATTGGCACGCGGTGATTCTTCCATCAGACTCGACGATGGTTCTCTGGGGATTCTTCCGGAAGAATGGATCGAACAGTATGGGATTCTCGCCGGCATTGGAGTCACCGACGAAGATCATCTTCGCTTTGCACCCAATCAGGTAGCTCTGCTGGATGCACTGCTCAATGCTCAGGAATTCGTCGAAACGGACGAGAAATTTGACGAGATTCGTGAGAAAATTCGTTCCTTCTCGGGGATTTCTATCGATAAGGAACCTGCTGGATTTGAGGGGGGATTACGTAAATATCAACTCGAAGGTTTAGGGTGGCTTCAGTTTTTACAGGATTTCCACTTTGGAGGCTGTCTGGCTGATGATATGGGGCTGGGTAAAACGGTTCAGCTACTTGCCTTATTGCTAAGACGCAAACATGCACGTGAGGAACATCTCCCTTCTTTAGCAGTCGTCCCGAAATCGCTGATGTTTAACTGGATTCAAGAAGCAGCGAAGTTTACCCCGGAACTGAAAGTGA
This genomic interval from Gimesia alba contains the following:
- a CDS encoding inositol monophosphatase family protein — protein: MPIHSEQFELKARLEMALLASEKASELILQHYQSPDLQVDRKSDDSPVTIADRGAEEILRAEITLAFPDDSIMGEELPAVEGTNEFKWILDPIDGTKPYTQGVPLFGTLLGLEENGKLVMGVCRFPALDEVVYAIKGDGAWWKIRNQEPRRAKVSEKSNLSESVFCTTTMTRWETIGKQKAYENLCRNSYLARGWGDCYGHMLVATGRAEVMIDPVLSPWDAAALVPILEEAGGHWIDFDGNPSIYTGNGMAVNAALKDEVLQIISQ
- a CDS encoding lactate racemase domain-containing protein, giving the protein MENLHQTLSEQEVIQWFESNLPVEDYRNKSILLIVPDATRTAPLPLLFSTFHRLLSPVAKRIDVLVALGTHPPMPEADICRLLGISENARQAEYNEVGLYNHEWDNPDRLTEVGTLTKQETSEISSGLLEMEVPVTINSRIKDYDLLQIMGPVFPHEVVGFSGGSKYFFPGISGPDLLNFFHWLGALITNVGIIGVKSTPVREVVNRSAAMIPNEKRCITFVVAPDSSLYGLFYGTPETAWESAADLSGQIHIKRKPRPFKQVLSCAPLMYDELWVAGKCMYKLEPVVADGGELIIYAPHMKEISITHGKLIEEVGYHVRDYFTKQWDRFKDYPWGILAHSTHVRGTGTFENGVEHPRVQVTLASQIPPELCQKINLGYRDPDSIDIESFANREDEGILLVRKAGEHLYRLENE
- a CDS encoding DEAD/DEAH box helicase yields the protein MTLAELLENQFRADIRFRGAAYIEAERVELTRITADHIFAVVRDGVEYQTQLSRDDGNLKTYCTCDQFQKFNVCKHLWASILAVDEAGYLTGAVKPGYIPPFIIENAPLSFDDEADDLDFSMPADFEIGSPRSRKTKSGSSQSTAVSSKPRLREWESRLVELKNEFVMAPVLSKTTQQEREIFYEIDIEESQESGQLVVQTSQRQRRANGQWGKLKPLKLKAGQLQEVEHEDDRRILAYLSGGTPERTNWRAQQTETQVAAFRYRIPFELCELILPLMCGTGHVRYMDRQPDDVDSLIWDGENSWEFCMGVQQDRNESNWKLSGHLKRGDEVLEISSARLIVAGGLVLTHDKITPLEDYDAFPWIKMIQQNQTIEVDDGEQQELVDRLLDMPVLPRLELPDELHLEEVTCEPQPELLIHSPQKKRWQQDRLYGEVHFNYLEHLVSGSSTQWAIVDREEKRCILRDREKESKAWTLLQDSGFRRLLDRRIQGRDVEISARDLGNAVRDLIKEGWAVRADGKQVHQPTNMLFKVQSGIDWFELHADIDFEGQTVQFPELLSALARGDSSIRLDDGSLGILPEEWIEQYGILAGIGVTDEDHLRFAPNQVALLDALLNAQEFVETDEKFDEIREKIRSFSGISIDKEPAGFEGGLRKYQLEGLGWLQFLQDFHFGGCLADDMGLGKTVQLLALLLRRKHAREEHLPSLAVVPKSLMFNWIQEAAKFTPELKVIEYAGGDRSKLVEQLTDYDLVLTTYGTMRRDITQIKDIQFDYAVLDEAQMIKNSGSQVAKASRLLQAKHRLALSGTPVENHLGDLWSIFEFLNPGMLGRSSVFKAYTNDIEDKNARVLLGNALRPFILRRTKEQVANELPEKVEQTLYCDMGKDQSRLYDELRQHYRDSILGMVESKGLGKTKIHVLEALLRLRQAACHPALLERGQALDASAKMDVLIPHLEELIEEGHKALVFSQFTSMLSIVQEHLDQKNVVYEYLDGQTRDRKERVDRFQTDKDCGVFLISLKAGGLGLNLTAADYVFILDPWWNPAVETQAIDRAHRVGQTKRVFAYKLICRNTVEEKITELQQQKRELADAILEENQSVLKNLSSDDLELLLS